From Pseudonocardia autotrophica, one genomic window encodes:
- a CDS encoding ABC transporter ATP-binding protein, with product MAAVTFDKASRIYPGTPPVRAVDTLDLSIADGEFLVLVGPSGSGKSTALRMLAGLEDTDEGAIHIGDRDVTDAAPKDRDIAMVFQSYALYPHMTVAENMGFALRLQKVPPAQRRARVETAAELLDLTRYLDRRPRALSGGQRQRVAMGRAIVREPSVFLMDEPLSNLDAKLRVETRANIAALQQRLGTTTVYVTHDQTEAMTMGDRVAVLRDGRLQQCAPPRELYDRPVNAFVAGFIGSPAMNLLPGRIVDDGIVVDTHRIGDASGWRLDELGADRAARVGVRPEGLRLAADGLPIVVDLVEELGSDSFLHGRYTDAGGEGHRLTVRLPASTPSPTIGGVVRVAVDPAAVHLFHPGTDERLGQRRSSHLTSTGVEVVG from the coding sequence ATGGCAGCCGTCACCTTCGACAAGGCATCCCGGATCTACCCGGGGACCCCGCCGGTGCGCGCGGTCGACACCCTGGACCTGAGCATCGCCGACGGTGAGTTCCTGGTCCTCGTCGGCCCGTCCGGCTCCGGCAAGTCCACCGCGCTGCGGATGCTCGCCGGCCTGGAGGACACCGACGAGGGCGCGATCCACATCGGCGACCGGGACGTCACCGACGCGGCGCCGAAGGACCGGGACATCGCGATGGTCTTCCAGTCGTACGCGCTCTACCCGCACATGACCGTCGCCGAGAACATGGGGTTCGCGCTGCGCCTGCAGAAGGTGCCACCGGCGCAGCGCCGCGCCAGGGTGGAGACGGCCGCCGAGCTGCTCGATCTCACCCGCTACCTGGACCGTCGGCCACGGGCGCTGTCCGGCGGGCAGCGCCAGCGGGTGGCGATGGGCCGGGCGATCGTGCGGGAGCCGTCGGTCTTCCTGATGGACGAGCCGTTGTCCAACCTCGACGCCAAGCTGCGGGTCGAGACCCGGGCCAACATCGCCGCGCTGCAGCAGCGGCTGGGCACGACCACCGTCTACGTCACGCACGACCAGACCGAGGCGATGACGATGGGCGATCGGGTCGCCGTGCTGCGCGACGGGCGCCTGCAACAGTGCGCCCCGCCGCGCGAGCTCTACGACCGGCCGGTCAACGCGTTCGTCGCCGGGTTCATCGGGTCGCCCGCGATGAACCTGCTGCCCGGCCGGATCGTCGACGACGGGATCGTCGTCGACACGCACCGGATCGGTGACGCGAGCGGATGGCGGCTCGACGAGCTCGGCGCGGACCGCGCGGCCCGGGTCGGCGTGCGGCCGGAGGGGCTGCGGCTCGCCGCGGACGGCCTGCCGATCGTCGTGGACCTGGTCGAGGAGCTCGGCTCGGACAGCTTCCTGCACGGCCGGTACACCGACGCCGGCGGCGAGGGGCACCGGCTGACCGTCCGGCTTCCGGCCTCGACGCCGTCCCCGACCATCGGGGGCGTCGTCCGGGTCGCCGTCGATCCCGCCGCGGTCCACCTGTTCCACCCGGGCACCGACGAGCGGCTGGGACAGCGGCGCAGCTCACACTTGACCTCAACCGGGGTTGAGGTCGTTGGCTGA
- a CDS encoding dihydrodipicolinate synthase family protein, which translates to MTATRGLMPILATPFGPDGALDPDSLRRLVSFQLESGADGVAVSGMASEAFALTADERSTVTRTVVQTVNAAAGAVPVVCGVNATSTVTAVEQALAAEQDGATALMVLPPYMVKPSPQQIVEFYGEVAAATACEVMVQDAPGVTGVAMSPELIARLADLPGVTSVKVEAPPTAPKVAAVREAVADRDFAVLGGQNAQFCLDEYAGGAVGTMPACEFTDLLRPVLDDWTAGETARARDGFARLLPLIVFGLQPGPAWAVHKEVLVARGIIDDATVRAPARPLAPRARTGLREILAGLGAPQAG; encoded by the coding sequence ATGACCGCCACCCGCGGACTGATGCCCATCCTGGCGACGCCCTTCGGGCCCGACGGCGCACTCGACCCGGACTCGCTGCGCAGGCTCGTGAGCTTCCAGCTCGAGTCCGGCGCCGACGGGGTCGCGGTGTCCGGGATGGCGAGCGAGGCCTTCGCCCTCACCGCCGACGAGCGCAGCACCGTCACCCGCACCGTCGTGCAGACCGTCAACGCCGCCGCCGGCGCCGTGCCGGTGGTGTGCGGGGTGAACGCCACCTCGACGGTGACCGCCGTCGAGCAGGCGCTGGCCGCCGAGCAGGACGGCGCGACCGCGCTGATGGTGCTGCCGCCCTACATGGTCAAGCCGTCGCCCCAGCAGATCGTGGAGTTCTACGGCGAGGTCGCCGCCGCCACCGCCTGCGAGGTGATGGTCCAGGACGCCCCGGGCGTCACCGGTGTGGCGATGTCCCCGGAGCTGATCGCCCGGCTCGCCGACCTGCCGGGGGTCACCTCGGTGAAGGTCGAGGCCCCGCCCACCGCGCCCAAGGTGGCCGCGGTCCGGGAGGCCGTCGCCGACCGGGACTTCGCCGTGCTCGGCGGGCAGAACGCCCAGTTCTGTCTCGACGAGTACGCGGGCGGCGCGGTCGGGACCATGCCGGCCTGCGAGTTCACCGACCTGCTCCGACCGGTCCTCGACGACTGGACGGCCGGGGAGACCGCCCGCGCGCGGGACGGGTTCGCCCGGCTGCTCCCGCTGATCGTCTTCGGGCTCCAGCCGGGCCCGGCCTGGGCGGTGCACAAGGAGGTGCTGGTCGCCAGGGGCATCATCGACGACGCCACGGTCCGGGCACCGGCCCGGCCGCTGGCTCCACGGGCGCGGACCGGTCTGCGCGAGATCCTCGCGGGACTGGGTGCCCCGCAGGCCGGGTAG
- a CDS encoding superoxide dismutase yields MADYTLPDLPYDYSALAPHIAPEIMELHHSKHHNTYVQGLNATLEKLADARERNDFGAIVGLEKTLAFNLGGHVNHSAFWKNLSPDGGDKPTGDLASAIDENFGSFDAFQAHFTAAATTIQGSGWAILGYDRLGGRLLIHQLYDQQSQLPAGQTPIVLLDMWEHAFYLQYKNVKPDYVKAWWNVVDWADAAQQFADAKG; encoded by the coding sequence ATGGCCGACTACACGCTTCCGGACCTGCCCTACGACTACTCAGCCCTGGCGCCGCACATCGCGCCGGAGATCATGGAGCTGCACCACTCCAAGCACCACAACACCTACGTGCAGGGCCTGAACGCCACCCTGGAGAAGCTCGCCGACGCCCGCGAGCGCAACGACTTCGGTGCGATCGTCGGTCTCGAGAAGACCCTCGCGTTCAACCTGGGCGGGCACGTCAACCACTCCGCGTTCTGGAAGAACCTCTCCCCGGACGGCGGCGACAAGCCCACCGGTGACCTCGCCTCGGCGATCGATGAGAACTTCGGCTCCTTCGACGCGTTCCAGGCGCACTTCACCGCCGCCGCCACCACCATCCAGGGCTCCGGCTGGGCCATCCTCGGCTACGACCGGCTCGGTGGCCGGCTGCTGATCCACCAGCTCTACGACCAGCAGTCCCAGCTGCCGGCCGGCCAGACCCCGATCGTGCTGCTCGACATGTGGGAGCACGCGTTCTACCTGCAGTACAAGAACGTGAAGCCGGACTACGTCAAGGCCTGGTGGAACGTCGTCGACTGGGCGGACGCCGCGCAGCAGTTCGCCGACGCGAAGGGCTGA
- a CDS encoding ABC transporter substrate-binding protein — protein MSAAAPTSRRGFLGLAAAVATASLVGCGRQQTGTGDLVLEFPSWQAEEGSFAPWWRELVAAYEQRNPGIRINLYPMPFDSYADQLTIRFAANQRPDILHLPARNAAEFAGRGWLESLQTRLDGTDIVSSWTPLQEEMASDGDHYGVLLLGYGYSLYCNESLLRAAGHPVPRTTDELLAAAEAVTGGGVYGFGATTTQNPDNYTELAAFVVGTGGSLFDGDRVTATTPETIRGLDAYRRAVAQAPRGIQSQQRNELFLTGKIAMLLEGPFFASELEAADERIRPALTVARAPFARTPGGTSNSIHIPEGTDPRRADAAWEFIRLACSPQWQHRYRELTGNPIPRRNLDDEPAAGSELALVQQLADEATSIFPDSEAQRERFGRISDIVAAAAVSLITGREPTTAIADTLQDQLEEAVSP, from the coding sequence GTGAGCGCCGCGGCGCCCACCTCGCGCCGGGGATTCCTCGGTCTCGCCGCGGCGGTGGCAACGGCGTCGCTGGTGGGATGCGGCCGGCAGCAGACCGGCACCGGTGACCTGGTCCTGGAGTTCCCGTCCTGGCAGGCGGAGGAGGGCAGCTTCGCGCCGTGGTGGCGCGAGCTCGTCGCCGCCTACGAGCAGCGGAACCCGGGGATCCGGATCAACCTCTACCCGATGCCGTTCGACAGCTACGCGGACCAGCTGACGATCCGGTTCGCCGCGAACCAGCGGCCGGACATCCTGCACCTGCCGGCCCGCAACGCCGCCGAGTTCGCCGGGCGTGGCTGGCTGGAGTCGCTGCAGACCCGGCTGGACGGCACCGACATCGTGTCGTCCTGGACGCCGCTGCAGGAGGAGATGGCCTCCGACGGCGACCACTACGGGGTCCTGCTGCTCGGCTACGGCTACAGCCTCTACTGCAACGAGTCCCTGCTCCGCGCCGCCGGGCATCCGGTGCCGCGGACCACCGACGAGCTGCTCGCGGCGGCCGAGGCGGTGACCGGCGGCGGCGTCTACGGCTTCGGCGCGACCACGACCCAGAACCCGGACAACTACACCGAGCTGGCGGCCTTCGTCGTCGGCACCGGAGGCAGCCTGTTCGACGGCGACCGGGTCACCGCGACCACTCCCGAGACGATCCGCGGCCTGGACGCCTATCGCCGGGCGGTCGCGCAGGCACCGCGCGGGATCCAGAGCCAGCAGCGCAACGAGCTGTTCCTCACCGGGAAGATCGCGATGCTGCTGGAGGGCCCGTTCTTCGCCTCCGAGCTGGAGGCCGCCGACGAGCGGATCCGGCCGGCGCTCACCGTCGCGCGGGCCCCCTTCGCCCGCACACCCGGCGGCACCTCGAACAGCATCCACATCCCCGAGGGCACCGATCCCCGGCGGGCCGACGCGGCCTGGGAGTTCATCCGGCTCGCCTGCTCCCCGCAGTGGCAGCACCGCTACCGGGAGCTGACCGGGAACCCGATACCGCGCCGGAACCTCGACGACGAGCCGGCCGCGGGGAGCGAGCTCGCACTCGTCCAGCAGCTCGCCGACGAGGCGACCTCGATCTTCCCCGACAGCGAGGCACAGCGGGAACGGTTCGGCCGGATCAGCGACATCGTCGCGGCCGCCGCGGTCTCGCTCATCACCGGCCGGGAGCCGACCACGGCGATCGCCGACACGCTCCAGGATCAGCTCGAGGAGGCGGTCAGCCCATGA
- a CDS encoding bifunctional 4-hydroxy-2-oxoglutarate aldolase/2-dehydro-3-deoxy-phosphogluconate aldolase: MTAAQDLMATLRETRLLAIVRGADRAASVATALALVEEGVRALEISLSGHEPLAVIEEVAARTAGRAAVGAGTVLTPAQVDAAVAAGARFVVTPAVAGSVPHAVAAGLPVLCGALTPTEVATAVGHGATAVKIFPASTVGPGYLDALAGPFPGLDTVPVGGIGKDQAVEYLAHGACAVGVAGPLCGDAPDGGDLAALRHRTRAFLQAVQP, translated from the coding sequence ATGACCGCCGCACAGGACCTGATGGCGACCCTGCGCGAGACCAGGCTGCTGGCCATCGTGCGCGGCGCGGACCGCGCGGCGAGTGTGGCCACCGCGCTGGCACTGGTCGAGGAGGGGGTGCGGGCGCTGGAGATCTCGCTGAGCGGCCACGAACCGCTCGCGGTGATCGAGGAGGTGGCGGCGCGCACGGCGGGCCGGGCCGCGGTCGGCGCAGGCACCGTGCTCACCCCCGCCCAGGTGGACGCCGCCGTCGCGGCCGGTGCCCGGTTCGTGGTGACGCCCGCGGTGGCCGGCTCCGTGCCGCACGCCGTCGCGGCCGGGCTGCCGGTGCTCTGCGGCGCCCTCACCCCGACCGAGGTGGCCACCGCGGTCGGGCACGGCGCCACCGCGGTGAAGATCTTCCCGGCGTCGACCGTCGGCCCCGGCTACCTGGACGCGCTGGCGGGGCCCTTTCCCGGCCTGGACACCGTGCCCGTCGGCGGGATCGGGAAGGACCAGGCCGTCGAGTACCTCGCCCACGGCGCCTGTGCGGTCGGGGTCGCCGGCCCGCTGTGCGGTGACGCCCCGGACGGCGGCGACCTGGCGGCCCTGCGGCACCGGACCCGCGCGTTCCTGCAGGCGGTGCAGCCGTGA
- a CDS encoding IclR family transcriptional regulator, whose product MAGEQQATNQSVERAAAVLAAFSDTRALRVADVANRAGLGQSTTSRMLATLEALAYVERDAAGTYRLGAAVIELSAAALNQHPVFRAGRQPVQDLAGRTGLGANLSVLRDWSVFYLANFEGPDAPRAATLAGRHNPLHATGMGKCLLLGSTPEQRRDVLGELQSFTRHTIAAHDPLDDELDRTRERGYATEIEELAFGRACVAAPVHDADGLVVAAVSISGSLSVIDLARRERELSVQAIETADAISVTLGYTSPAEVGTVPPAGRS is encoded by the coding sequence ATGGCCGGTGAGCAGCAGGCGACCAATCAGAGCGTCGAGAGGGCCGCGGCGGTACTCGCCGCGTTCTCCGACACACGGGCGCTGCGAGTCGCCGATGTCGCGAACCGGGCGGGCCTCGGCCAGTCGACGACCTCCCGGATGCTCGCGACCCTGGAGGCGCTGGCCTACGTCGAGCGGGATGCGGCAGGCACGTACCGGCTGGGGGCCGCGGTGATCGAGCTGTCCGCGGCGGCGCTGAACCAGCACCCGGTGTTCCGGGCCGGTCGCCAGCCCGTGCAGGACCTGGCCGGGCGCACCGGGCTCGGGGCGAACCTGTCGGTACTGCGCGACTGGTCGGTGTTCTACCTCGCCAACTTCGAGGGCCCGGACGCGCCGCGCGCGGCCACCCTGGCCGGCAGGCACAACCCGTTGCACGCCACCGGGATGGGGAAGTGCCTGCTGCTCGGCTCCACACCGGAGCAGCGCCGCGACGTGCTCGGCGAGCTGCAGTCCTTCACCCGGCACACCATCGCCGCACACGACCCGCTGGACGACGAGCTGGACCGAACCCGGGAGCGCGGCTACGCGACCGAGATCGAGGAGCTGGCCTTCGGGCGGGCCTGCGTCGCGGCCCCCGTGCACGACGCGGACGGCCTGGTCGTCGCCGCCGTCTCGATCTCCGGCTCGCTGTCGGTGATCGACCTGGCCCGGCGGGAGCGGGAGCTCTCGGTGCAGGCGATCGAGACCGCCGACGCGATCAGCGTGACGCTGGGATACACGAGCCCGGCCGAGGTCGGCACCGTCCCGCCGGCGGGGCGGTCGTGA
- a CDS encoding sugar kinase: MIDLLVAGEVMTAVRCDGPLRLGGSATVSVVGAEAGVAIGAARLGHSTALGGRVGADESGALVRRTLAAEQVALDAVVTDPEATTGLVLFERRTPDLTRVEYHRRGSAGSRWGPADLAPALALRPRAVHLSGVTAALSESCRAACAELARRARLLGAVVSFDLNHRPALWPGDVAGPELAALAGLADVVIGSPEEFDLIGAADPAGLLAGVPGEVVVKNGAHGATSHDADGTRHQPALRVRAVDPVGAGDAFCAGWLSALLDGADRTERLRRAVTVGAFAVTARGDWEGLPRRDELSLLGLPDGAVVR, from the coding sequence GTGATCGATCTGCTGGTCGCCGGTGAGGTGATGACCGCGGTCCGCTGCGACGGCCCGCTGCGCCTCGGCGGGAGCGCGACGGTGTCGGTGGTCGGCGCGGAGGCCGGCGTCGCGATCGGCGCCGCCCGGCTCGGGCACAGCACGGCGCTGGGCGGCCGGGTCGGCGCCGACGAGTCCGGGGCACTGGTCCGGCGCACGCTGGCCGCCGAGCAGGTGGCCCTCGACGCCGTCGTCACCGATCCGGAGGCCACCACCGGGCTGGTGCTCTTCGAGCGCCGCACGCCCGACCTGACCCGGGTCGAGTACCACCGGCGCGGGTCGGCCGGGTCCCGGTGGGGGCCTGCGGACCTCGCTCCCGCGCTCGCCCTGCGGCCGCGGGCGGTACACCTCTCCGGGGTCACCGCGGCGCTGTCCGAGTCCTGTCGCGCGGCCTGCGCCGAGCTCGCCCGCCGGGCCCGCCTGCTCGGCGCCGTGGTGTCGTTCGACCTCAACCACCGCCCCGCCCTGTGGCCCGGCGACGTGGCGGGCCCGGAGCTCGCCGCACTGGCCGGGCTGGCCGATGTCGTGATCGGATCCCCCGAGGAGTTCGACCTGATCGGGGCGGCCGACCCGGCCGGCCTGCTGGCCGGGGTCCCCGGCGAGGTCGTGGTCAAGAACGGTGCACACGGCGCGACCAGCCACGACGCCGACGGGACCCGGCACCAGCCTGCGCTGCGGGTCCGGGCGGTGGACCCGGTCGGCGCCGGCGACGCCTTCTGCGCCGGCTGGCTCTCGGCCCTGCTGGACGGCGCCGACCGCACCGAACGGCTCCGCCGGGCGGTCACCGTCGGGGCCTTCGCGGTCACCGCCCGCGGCGACTGGGAGGGCCTGCCCCGCCGCGACGAGCTGTCCCTGCTGGGCCTGCCCGACGGCGCCGTCGTGCGCTGA
- a CDS encoding carbohydrate ABC transporter permease, protein MSATALSGGRRWSLLALAVVVTGVLMFPVYWMIMTSLVPSNDLLVAEPPLVPPADSATTEAWTGVIDDQPVGRWLWNSTVTTLGAAIISTAVSTLGGYSLSRFRTAGQQAMGFTLLFSRMLPGTLLIIPLFVLFAGLGMVNNLWSVTLVNIAATVPFTTWLMKGFVDSVPAELEQSAMIDGCGRLRALWYVVVPLLKPGIAATFVYASILTWGDFLFARTLMGDPQGWTVTVGIATFIGEFSIDWSGLMAIGLMSTVPMVLLFIVLEPFLSRGMTAGAVKG, encoded by the coding sequence ATGAGTGCCACGGCGCTCTCCGGTGGCCGCCGGTGGAGCCTGCTCGCACTGGCCGTCGTCGTGACCGGTGTGCTGATGTTCCCGGTCTACTGGATGATCATGACGTCGCTGGTTCCCAGCAACGACCTGCTGGTGGCCGAACCGCCGCTGGTACCGCCCGCGGACTCGGCGACGACCGAGGCGTGGACCGGGGTGATCGACGACCAGCCGGTCGGCCGCTGGCTGTGGAACTCGACGGTGACCACGCTCGGTGCGGCGATCATCTCGACCGCGGTGAGCACCCTGGGCGGGTACAGCCTGTCCCGGTTCCGGACCGCGGGTCAGCAGGCGATGGGATTCACCCTGCTGTTCAGCCGCATGCTGCCGGGAACCCTGCTGATCATCCCGTTGTTCGTGCTGTTCGCCGGGCTCGGGATGGTGAACAACCTCTGGTCGGTCACGCTGGTCAACATCGCGGCCACCGTTCCGTTCACCACCTGGTTGATGAAGGGGTTCGTCGACTCGGTACCCGCCGAGCTCGAACAGTCCGCGATGATCGACGGTTGCGGCCGGCTGCGCGCGCTCTGGTATGTGGTGGTCCCGCTGCTCAAGCCGGGGATCGCCGCGACCTTCGTCTACGCATCCATCCTGACCTGGGGTGACTTCCTCTTCGCCCGCACGCTGATGGGCGATCCGCAGGGCTGGACGGTGACCGTCGGGATCGCGACGTTCATCGGTGAGTTCAGCATCGACTGGTCCGGCCTGATGGCGATCGGCCTCATGTCGACGGTGCCGATGGTGCTGCTGTTCATCGTGCTTGAACCGTTCCTGTCCCGCGGGATGACGGCCGGGGCGGTGAAGGGATGA
- a CDS encoding mandelate racemase/muconate lactonizing enzyme family protein, which produces MRIAAVDTFVLKIDNDEPYLGVLPDGTGPADGYAVRPPWRSLYSPRFETVLVRLTAEDGTVGWGEALAPVGPEIVAAVVRTTLAGQLVGADARSPRPVGRAAAELMRERGHLVGHQADALAAVDIALWDLAGRLLEVPVATLLGGAYRQRIPTYVSGLPRASDAERAELARDWVARGATAVKLHLGHGVEQDLATVDAVRAAAPSLRVAVDGHWAYRRHDARRLARGLAARDAWFLEAPLAPEDDRGHRALGDETIPIAVGESLRNRFEFAHWLATDALAIAQPDIGRTGITEAIGIAELCAARHVPVAPHHSVALGIALAAGLHVAAAVEDLLAFEYQPTSTEVGQRILRTPLQVGADHMQLPDGPGLGIEIDTEALATHTTSETTR; this is translated from the coding sequence ATGCGAATAGCTGCCGTAGACACCTTCGTCCTGAAGATCGACAACGACGAGCCTTATCTCGGCGTCCTCCCCGACGGCACCGGGCCCGCCGACGGTTACGCAGTCCGGCCGCCGTGGCGCAGCCTGTACTCGCCGCGCTTCGAGACGGTGCTGGTCCGGCTGACCGCCGAGGACGGCACCGTCGGCTGGGGTGAGGCGCTCGCACCGGTCGGTCCCGAGATCGTCGCCGCCGTCGTCCGCACGACCCTGGCCGGGCAGCTCGTCGGCGCGGACGCCCGCAGCCCGCGCCCGGTCGGCCGGGCCGCCGCCGAGCTGATGCGCGAGCGCGGCCACCTGGTCGGGCACCAGGCCGACGCGCTCGCCGCCGTCGACATCGCCCTGTGGGACCTGGCCGGCCGGCTCCTGGAGGTGCCGGTCGCCACCCTGCTCGGCGGCGCGTACCGGCAGCGGATCCCGACCTACGTCTCGGGACTGCCCCGCGCCTCCGACGCCGAGCGGGCCGAACTCGCACGCGACTGGGTCGCCCGTGGCGCGACGGCCGTCAAGCTCCATCTCGGACACGGTGTCGAGCAGGATCTGGCCACCGTGGACGCGGTCCGCGCGGCGGCGCCGTCGCTGCGGGTGGCGGTCGACGGGCACTGGGCCTACCGGCGCCACGACGCCCGGCGGCTCGCCCGCGGGCTCGCCGCGCGGGACGCCTGGTTCCTGGAGGCCCCGCTCGCCCCGGAGGACGACCGTGGCCATCGCGCCCTCGGCGACGAGACGATCCCGATCGCGGTCGGCGAGAGCCTGCGCAACCGGTTCGAGTTCGCGCACTGGCTCGCGACGGACGCACTCGCGATCGCCCAGCCCGACATCGGCCGGACCGGTATCACCGAGGCGATCGGCATCGCCGAGCTCTGCGCCGCCCGGCACGTCCCGGTCGCGCCGCACCACTCGGTCGCACTCGGGATCGCGCTGGCCGCGGGGCTGCACGTCGCCGCTGCCGTCGAGGACCTCCTCGCGTTCGAGTACCAGCCCACGTCCACCGAGGTCGGGCAGCGGATCCTGCGGACGCCGCTGCAGGTGGGCGCCGACCACATGCAGCTGCCGGACGGGCCGGGGCTCGGGATCGAGATCGACACCGAGGCCCTGGCCACCCACACCACATCGGAGACGACACGATGA
- a CDS encoding carbohydrate ABC transporter permease, producing the protein MTSPATGTTTADPPGPSTGPAPGPRPLQRRAQRRRRLFAYGTLAPTLLVVAVLMAYPLYVALDLSLRGGQISDLLDLSGNPYTLGNYAEVLSSSGLLADVVRSVVYTLGVVVPAFAIGLGLALLLNRAFPGRRIIRPLVLLPWAVPGVVVAAAFSWMLDSSYGVVNYLLRTVGLIDENVAWLADSRTALAAVIVPTVWKYYPFFTLILLAQLQSIPAELYEAARVDGASPVRQFRHITWPAIAGASTLAVVITAIGVFREFDFIFPLTGGGPNEATQTLAVRIYTEAFQYFEMGTATALGIVTMAICGFFLLAGGRSIRREFS; encoded by the coding sequence ATGACCTCACCGGCCACCGGAACCACGACCGCGGACCCACCGGGTCCGTCCACCGGCCCCGCCCCCGGGCCGCGTCCGCTCCAGCGGCGCGCCCAGCGGCGCCGGCGGCTGTTCGCCTACGGCACGCTCGCACCCACCCTGCTGGTCGTCGCCGTGCTGATGGCCTACCCGCTCTACGTCGCCCTGGACCTGAGCCTGCGCGGCGGTCAGATCTCCGACCTGCTGGACCTGAGCGGCAATCCCTACACGCTCGGCAACTACGCCGAGGTGCTGAGCTCGTCCGGCCTGCTCGCCGACGTCGTCCGGTCCGTCGTCTACACGCTCGGGGTGGTGGTCCCGGCGTTCGCGATCGGGCTCGGTCTCGCGCTGCTGCTCAACCGGGCCTTCCCGGGCAGGCGGATCATCCGGCCGCTGGTGCTGCTGCCGTGGGCGGTGCCGGGCGTGGTCGTCGCCGCCGCGTTCAGCTGGATGCTCGACTCGTCCTACGGCGTGGTGAACTACCTGCTGCGCACGGTCGGGCTGATCGACGAGAACGTCGCCTGGCTCGCCGACAGCCGGACCGCGCTCGCCGCGGTGATCGTCCCGACGGTGTGGAAGTACTACCCGTTCTTCACCCTGATCCTGCTCGCGCAGCTGCAGTCGATCCCGGCCGAGCTGTACGAAGCGGCCCGGGTCGACGGTGCCTCGCCGGTGCGGCAGTTCCGGCACATCACCTGGCCTGCGATCGCGGGCGCGTCCACCCTCGCCGTCGTGATCACCGCGATCGGGGTGTTCCGCGAGTTCGACTTCATCTTCCCGCTCACCGGGGGTGGTCCGAACGAGGCCACCCAGACCCTGGCCGTGCGGATCTACACCGAGGCGTTCCAGTACTTCGAGATGGGCACCGCGACCGCGCTGGGCATCGTCACGATGGCGATCTGCGGGTTCTTCCTGCTGGCCGGTGGCCGCTCGATCCGACGGGAGTTCTCATGA